The genomic stretch catatctgatgagggctcatcctcgcccaagttaagtgttgtgaagtgcgcaggcggtgagtagcgttgcgctataggtatttgaacttggtcttcgtcttcagaatcacggttcaccaagtcatcaaccacgtcttcagcatcatcaaccacatcgtcttcaacgtggtgctcaacatcttgttcgtcatcaatcacaggatcaataacctgtgactgaatattctgagttggttgaaattgttccaacacaatgtacaacactatgtattcgtaaccagaataatcatggttacgaaacatgtattttgtctccatgtcattttgaatcaatgacttacgaaacttgacagagttgttttctgaaaaaaaaggttgttgataaaaaatttgggacacgggttgtcttagtttggactcaatctttttcttcagataagagaagtcagcttctctatttagacaaaaacgagtgcattcggtgtttctaaataggaagccagacatatcacattcataagtctcaccattgacgtgagctttgattttgtattgtgatgaagatgccatgttttgtgaaggttttgtgaagatattgtgatggttttgtgaagatattgtgaaggttttgtgaaggttttgtgatgatattgtgaaggttttgtgaaggttttgtgatgatattgtgaaggttttgtgaaggttttgtgatgatattgtgaaggttttgtgaagattgctgtgaagatattgtgaatacctttgtgaaaatgtgtgtgaatatttatactgcaagattccgacacatctttgcatgcatgtcttcaaccaagccttccccaagagcaacgcatgcaaaacttggacacgtgtaAAGCATGCAAGAACTTGCAGGCAACgtggagctgcatgcatgtaataattttgCCACGTCTactgcctatccatcaaatgtaTTCTCCACATagtctgaacttagtctcagCTTTAGCTTTGCTTCCACCAAAAACTTAAACTTCTTGAACTTCCAATACTGAATATCACACTTCCAATACTAAACTACCTCTTTTTTCCATTATGTGTTCAAACAACCtgattaattattttaaatataattcccacgcatgcctgattattttaaacaacctcttttattcaattttatttaagcttaattatttattttaaacaacctgattatttattttaaataatattctcacgcatgccttccacgtgtcacatttttgcatcatcagattccaccaagtcttccccaagacaagacaactcccacctagtctgcaccaatgcatgccaacactaccacctagtctgcacctattctgcaagattcccacgcatgccttccacttgtcacatttttgcatcatcagattccaccaagtcttccccaagacaagacaactcccacctagtctgcaccaatgcatgccaacactaccacctagtctgcacctattctgcaagattcccacgcatgccttccacgtgtcacacctttgcatcatcagattccaccaagtcttccccaagacaagacaactcccacctagtctgcaccaatgcatgccaacactaccacctagtctgcacctattctgcaagattcccacgcatgccttccacgtgtcacacctttgcatcatcagattccaccaagtcttccccaagacaagacaactctcacctagtctgcaccaatgcatgccaacactaccacctagtctgcacctattctgcaagattcccacgcatgccttccacttgtcacatttttgcatcatcagattccaccaagtcttccccaagacaagacaactcccacctagtctgcaccaatgcatgccaacactaccacctagtctgcacctattctgcaagattcccacgcatgccttccacgtgtcacacctttgcatcatcagattccaccaagtcttccccaagacaagacaactcccaccaatgcatgccaacactaccacgcatgccttacacttgtcacatttttgcatattcagtctacttgaaaacgagtataaatagagggtcattcttgcaagttttcatcaaccactaacacttttattcagagaactccggcgaaacttctcatccaccaagcttcgttctacattgcagtcatgtctcttcttaccatgggccaagaacatagaggcactagggcaaacattgcctcattcgtaagtttttcttgaacattgcctctttcgtatgtttgtaattagttttttaaaagtctaatctaatgattgtttatattgtttgtttttaaaggatcccaagaaatttcgtcaacgttcacacccaatgccttatccagacccatggtgcgtaccttacatagagcgtgcgggtttcggtcatgttatgcatgtcgtaaatgccacaattgatgtcaaattcattttggctctgtgtgaacgttggagacctgagacacacacttttcacctaccaactggtgaatgtaccgtcacattagaggacgtgtacatgcttttgggtcttagaatagatggtaagtctgtgaccggaaatgttcaacagcctaaccaaatatgtgttcaaatgttgggggtagatctggtcgagggtgaggggtctgccaaagcaaggggtcagggtattaaattatctagcttacaattgtaccacgactccataactttgactgaggaatcctccgaacaagaaaaagtcataaaaacccgggtttacattatgctattgtttgggaacttgctatttcccgaagggacgggaaatagcataaactttatgtacttgagtttgctcggggacattgatagaataagcacatatagttggggttctgcagtattagcattcctatatagctctttgtgtaaaaatgcacaaaatgagcattgtaccttttctggatgtgcttttttgctccaagcatgggggtggtggagattgccgaggctagccccagaaaatcctaacgACTACTCCTTCCCatacgcaactaggtaaatttatgatgttatttcattttgtatatttattctataaatatttgtaaataatattatttatctttttttgtttaggttcattacaaccggactggattacagtcttacccccaaaaataaaattatattttatcgtcaactcttggatcgtctacgagcacaagatgtattaccactaaatcactcagcttctaactgatttattaatatcatgcattctcgataaataacatatttacttttttctttgcagtttatttggaggccatatttgggattgaaacatcaacccaaccccgaagatgcagctgtttggacagcaaaaacggccataatgcgattcaccactgtggagatgcaccaaagtgaccgtgtcaagcttcaattcggaatgcatcaagaaatcccaggccccccaatgtctatggaaccttggcatctaaaaaaagtcagccaccagtggtatgcccaaaattggaaggaatttgctaaggagtttcgtaaaatgtggaaagaccgtgcccactatgttctacaatttccggtggcgcccaacgaaatgaagccgacaagggaatatgtggattggtatagagcaaatacaaatccagaaatgattgtgtctgacccgttctatttggacgatccccggatgcaacagccatatttccaacaacaacaaccaccacagtattcccaacaacaacaaccaccaccttattaccaacaacaaccaccaccaccattttaccaacaacaaccaccaccaccttattaccaacaacaaccaccaccaccatattaccaacaacaaccaccacaacacatgtccaccccccaaccaaatcaacaatacataccacaaactcaaccccaataccatgaagactaccaacaacaaactcaacattcccaccaccatcaacagtcccaacacctaccacaatatcaatccccccacttccaccaatcccaacacttccatcacgacaatgtcccgagctcttccagtcctccacctagccccgacacgggtatacaagaggactaccaacaggactactacacaccacaacaaacattgtactttggccaacccgactcaaccctaaactaccaaagaccacaattcgagggcgcacccagcagtagtcagtttgtcccaccgagacaaagctttgagggcgcagaggggacccgtctttcctacagcactgaagggacttcgacccaaccacagcggcaaacggcaaggggacgcgttagggcaaggggtggtaatagggaagcaccaccaccacgtgaaccgtctaggcgagtaattagacctcccccgtgcggatcgtaccagggaccacatcatatgtgattaatcatatctttgtaatatttgtcttgtctattattataataaaaatattttctgtttattatctttatatctttatctttatctttaaagatattgtctatcatatatatatatatatatatatatatatatatatatatatatatatatatatatatatatatatatatatatatatatatatatatatatatatatatatatatatatatatatatatatgtataaatatttatttacacgtatataaattaatttttttccaaaaatttacaataatattaattacttataaattaaattaatatattatatataataaattaatatatatataattatattatatatatatatatataatatatatatatatatatatatatatatatatatatatatatatatatatatatatatatatatatatatatatatatatatatatatatatatatatatatatatatatatatatatatatatatataatatcttgtaaataattttatttatatatatgtgttaatataaattaatataattaataaaaaaaaattataaattaaaaaaaattaaaaaaaaaatataacatataaaaaaaatggaatggatgtaggcgccactcctagtggcgacttgtcctacccattaagggtaggcgccaactagggtggcgcctaggtgtaaattttggccaaaaatggccatttgtgtaattattttgaaaattggtgtatttttgaaaaaaaatttaaatttttgaatatttaaaaaaaaactcgTCATTATCCTTATCAATTCCAACTACATAAAGTCAACAAAAACCTAACAATAATGCTTCCTTTATATTCCCACAATTGTGGTGGAGAAGGCAGGCATTATATAAAGTCAAACTTGTCTGCTGCTGAATGATTCCACATTCCACTATCTCTCACATTCATTTTCCTTCATAAAAAGCACTAAAATTATGAAATTTCACAAGTGAAAAGAAAACCATGTATCTATTATACAAAATCATTTTCTTATCAATTCTATGCACTTCAAATGCAATCTCACAAGACCCTTTAGGAGAATTCTGCAATAAAGACACAAACATTAGCAGTGGAGGAAAATTATCAACCAATATTGATAAGTTATTATCTAACTTAGCTCTTAAAACTCCTTCCACTTTCTTTACTACTACATCATATGGTAATAACAAAGACAACGTGTATGGCTTAGCTCAATGCAGAGGAGATATCAACACACAAGACTGCACCAGTTGTATCCATGATGCAACAAAGCAAATCCGACAGCGTTGTCCGAACCAAGCCGACGCAAGGATTTGGTATGATTATTGTTTTTTAAGGTATAGTAACAAGAATTTCATTGGTGAAGTTGATACATCTTTTGGTATATTTTATTTTAACACTGAAAATGTAACTGATTCTGAGGTTTTTAATAAAAAACTTGGAGCTTTAATGGATCAAGTTAGAGGAGAAGCTGTTATGGTTAAAGGTAAAGGGCTTGGAAAGGGAAAAACTGTGTTGTCACCATTTTTGACCGTTTATGGTTTGGTTCAATGTACAAGGGACTTGGATGAGGTATCTTGTGCTCAGTGTTTGGCTATTGCGGTGAATAATTTTCAAACTTTTTGTAATGATCGTAAGGGTTGTAGAGTTTTGTATAGTTCTTGTTATGTTAGATATGAATTGTACCCTTTTTTCTTCCCTCTTGATTCAACTAAAATAAGAGCTTCTAGTATAGGGAAGGTTGTTGTTTTTCCTTAAAATGGTCAAATGTACTGTCATGCTAAAGAATATAGCATTTCTTGGTGCTCAAGTCAAGTGTATTGAATATGAATTTGTATTTGAAAATAAGACTTTGTTGTCATTaaaaataaggaaaaagaatGGTAGTTGAAGATGAGTTTTGCATTACTCAACTTATGCCGTTAGTTTAAATGATATGGATGATATTTATTTATGTCCCTAGAAGGAGAGATGAGAGAGTCGTTTGAGATCCACATTTGATATGAGGGGTAGTTGTCGTGTGGGGTTTGGGATGGAAGATTAGAAGATGCACAAGTTAATATTTGGCGCAAAGGGATGAGGATCTGATGGATACATTTGAATCATGTTGTGGTTGAAAGGGATGAGAAAGTGTGGTGTCGTTTGATGCACGAAACCTTACAATTTTTTTGCAAAGCGCAGATTGACCTCAACAAGTGCGTGCGGAGTGGGAAGCACTCAAAAAGGAGATGGAGTGATATTGGTCTTATGGGAAACATGTGTGTCGGACATGTGAATTCACATGCAAGAGGAGGGTCATTTATATGTTTTAGAAAAActtgattttgaaaaaaatttaGGATCAATTTCAGAGTTTGAAAATgtttttagaaaatattttagAAATAAGCAACGGAAATTTTAATTGCAAAATgtaaaaaatataaatataaagAGTTTAAGGGAGAAGAGAAGAACACTAAAAATTATACAGTTTTAGTAAAAAATGACTTAGTCATGCCCCCAAGATTTGATATTGATAGTATCCAATAAACTTGAGAGTTTTTAGTATGTTAAAGTCtcgaacccccttatacaaggaaaatgaagttGGTAGCTAACACCAACCAAATAGAAAACACAAAGAGAAACGGTGAGTCTTCCTTGCAAATGATGGATAGAAGCAATTTGTCTCTTTTCCACAAGAAACTTGGAGTGGTTAGTCTTCAAGTTTTAAACCAAGAATTTACACGAGTTGATCTTGAACTTAGGAGAGCTTTTAACAACAGACTGAACTCATGAACTGGATCTTGATTTTATATCGAGCTAATAAAGAACTTATGAGATTTTACTATAGGGTTGATCTCAAATCAAAGAAAGCTTTTAACACCGAACTAAGCTTGAATCGAACCTTAGTTTTATGTCGGATTAATCAAGTACATGTGAGATTTTAACATTGGGTTGATATCAAACCTAATCGGATACTTGATCACATAATGCCAAAAACAAAGCATTTCATGGGTTTAGCTTCGAACCCAAATAAATAGTCCCTAAATGGATGAATTGTTCAACCCAGGTTAAAACTTCTTTGCGAACTTACAAATTTACCCTTCCAGATTTACAACTGCCTCACTTCTAAAATGACTTTGTCGAAAGCGCTACGACTAAACTTTAGTAAGATAAAGTAAACAAAAAGTATTTTAGAGAGAGAGTGAGGAATGAGGAATGAAAACCCACATTTTTGAAGTGAGAATAAGTGGGAATGGACCTTCATTTATAGGCTAAAGGTTGGCACACAAAAGGAAATCTTATGTGGCTATAATTAATGAGCCAATCGATTGGCGTCATGTACCAATCAATTGGTTGGCGTGACTATAATCATTTGGCTTATTTTAAAAGGCAAGAAAATATACATAGTCATTGTCACTCATTAAGATGTTGTCCTAGTCGTTTATGGCGTATTTTTTAGTAGTCCCAATCAATTGGAAGAAGTACCAATTGATTGGCAAGAACAAAAAATTCCTAGAACTTTTCTAACGGTTCCCAAATTATTTGGCACGACTTCAAGAcatttttataaatattttctATAGAAAAATAGGtttaaaattttgttttattGTGTGTCTGATTAGCCGTATAACTTTGCGATAGAGCCTTTATGCTTTTACAATGTTATTCATTTAGAAGCATCAGGGCGAACTTTCACACACTTCAAGTCTTGTCAAATACATCATTCTTGTAGACATTTGCTTGAGCTTTACTTTGAAACGAGGCTTGGGTTATATTCCATTTAGGTGTCATCATCTGATAGTCAAGTTCATTAAACCATGATGATTTAGTTGTATCTTTAACTGCTTTATACTTGACTTTAGTTGTTGTCATCAGAAACTAGCTGTCATCATCAAAAGCTAGTTGTCTTTAATGGATCCATCTAGATCAATAACCTACAAAACAAGGTTTCACATTTCCCCCTTTTTAATGATGATAATGCATCTCTCAGAGAGGTGGTAAAAGAAATaacatgtgtttattttagagTAATTGAACTCCCCCTCAATTAAGTAGAGAGTATACTACTACTCCCAAGAGTATACTTCTGCCCATTTGCCAACATCAAAAAGGCGGGTAAAGATACATTGTAATAATTTAGA from Lathyrus oleraceus cultivar Zhongwan6 chromosome 7, CAAS_Psat_ZW6_1.0, whole genome shotgun sequence encodes the following:
- the LOC127105893 gene encoding cysteine-rich repeat secretory protein 55, whose product is MYLLYKIIFLSILCTSNAISQDPLGEFCNKDTNISSGGKLSTNIDKLLSNLALKTPSTFFTTTSYGNNKDNVYGLAQCRGDINTQDCTSCIHDATKQIRQRCPNQADARIWYDYCFLRYSNKNFIGEVDTSFGIFYFNTENVTDSEVFNKKLGALMDQVRGEAVMVKGKGLGKGKTVLSPFLTVYGLVQCTRDLDEVSCAQCLAIAVNNFQTFCNDRKGCRVLYSSCYVRYELYPFFFPLDSTKIRASSIGKVVVFP